TTAGGCCTTTACGCACCGTAAGCATCTTTTCGTTGCGATTCATTTGCAGGTATGTTTTCATACTGATGTTTTCGGCGTGCATACTCTCACACAAAAAGTTGATATTACGCAGCGAAAAAGGGACATGATTGATTTAGAACACATAAAAGCATCAGCCCAATCAAGTTGTGCCTATAATTAACATGGAGGCTCCGTAGTCTGAACCAAGgaggcaaactttattacttctTTCCACAGGCTATATCCactcctttcacaataaaagccccagacACATAACATTCTCAGGCAGGTGTTTCGCATTTTCTTGCTGTTAATTCATCTTGCAACCCACCAAGTTACATTACCAGTAATGAGTACAGTAACAACTGTTGTATAATGACTTCAAACTTCTTTATAGATTTAGTTACCCCTAAACGTAGGTCTTATAAATCAAGATATAACTATAAGCAACCATTTGAAGCAGTGAGGGACACACAAAGTCCTTACTGTCAaggtctacacacacacacacacacacacacacgcacacacacacacacacacacacacacacacacacacacacacacacacacacacacacctcatgcAGATGGTcagctctctgtgtttgtctcttccTGCTCTTCTGGGCTGCAACtctgttcttctctctcctcttcaacTTCCTGTCTCCATCCTCTGAACCctgaaggcacacacacacaatatatatatatataaatatatatatatatataaatatatatatgtgattaataataagaaaagtTCAATTCCTAGTCTTATTCATTCCATTGGCAGGTCACGTGTGCAGTTCTTTATTCcaacaatatatttttgaagaTTGCTTCATTTGtaatttccttttcatttaacAGCCATTATTTAAATCTGAGGCCTCATAGAGAATCATTTCTAAAcatcctcctctttctcacAAACTTGATTCTGCTTCCTATTGTGCCAAGAGATCACCCTGTAGCCAGACGATGTTGCTTTAAATGTTTGCCAGCACAACCTTGACCTATGACCCCCCCCTTTAAGATTAGCAGCAGgctgcagcagaaaaagagagcagGTCCCTATAACGTTAAGACGCcacagacacaacaacacagcatCAGTGTGAGCTCACCTCACACCCTCCACAGAGGAAGGCTTTCCTGTCGTTCTGAGGAGATCTGCAGGAAGAGTCACCGTCTGacatcacagcttttttttttttttttttttttttttttaaagttacattaaataaaattaaaaaaaacgagAGGATGTCCTGCACAGCGGCTCCGTCAGAAAACTAAAAAGCTGTTTGTGGACTGGACATTGGGGTCTAGAGAAGTTAAAACAAGCTGGGCTGCGGTTTCACTTCAGCTTTCTTTTACACTTTTCGTTTCCTCTGGCGCTttagaagaagcagcagcagcggagGCAGTTCAGATAAGTCACATGGTTTCCTTTCATGCCTCATATCTACCAGATCTACCATCCTGTAGATACACACCTGTGCAGAGGTTGCcgaccttttttctttcttgaagCCACGCCTACTCTTTAGCAAAGAAAGGTTAAGCCCCTTAAGATAAGAACAAATCCTTGAACGAAGTCCTCAATTTGAATAAAGTGATTCAGCGTATTAAATGAGTTATGAATAAAGAGGCAGCGTCCTGATGGATTTTACTTTTGGACACACGTTGGAAACAATCCTTCGCAGCCATCCGACGCTGTGCACAAATACCAGCTTTAAACAGAATgtggacttttatttttgacaaacaATTTATATACAGACTTTTGAAAAAAGTATCCAGTTAAGTGTGTTGTTATGATTTTTGTTATGCATGCAAATCGAATTTTGAGCAGACAAATCCCAGCGCACCATTTTGGTCTTTGGGAGGCCTCAGACTAAAGGTTAAGATATCACTGCACTACAGCAGATTCACACCATATGTGTATTAGTCCCATATAAATAGTTATTATTTCATAAACCCTgatacatttaaagaaagatGTATAGGTgtaaaaaagcacacaaaaacaggatagatgtaaatgtgtaaaaggGACTGATCCAATATAAACAGAGTAACAAGAGGAGTTTTAGGATTTCATCTGATTCAGTTTAGTCCTAAAGAATATTACTTAACTTTGTTTCAGTGgtagaaaaaaacttttacttaaaatgtaagACATTTGTTATGCTCTTTCAATACTCAGCCCATTAACAGTCCTCTTTGTTTACGGGAAATCATAGTAATGTTTCACTATAAAAAATATGTGAGACTCCACGTTTAAAATGACTAAACCTCAAGAAGAGTCATTTTAACCGCTGCTTtctattgtttaaaaaagaaatcatattAGTCCGTCTCCTCTGGCGTGTGGTGGTGGAAGCAGGAAGTGTCACTCTGGTTCACTCTCTCCCACTGGTTTCTTACTGAGAGGCACATAACAGTCTGCAGCAGCCGCCTCCTCTACGGCTCTCTTGATTGGCTGCCTGCTCCTCGCGGCTCCGCCCTCGGGAGGCGGCGGCGCGTCCGATTGGCCGTCCAAACCGAAGACTTCTCTGTGGATCTCCAGAGTGGCGTGACTCGGCTTCATGTTGAGGATCTCACAGAGGCCTTCGGCTTGTTTCTGCAGAGTGTTGATTGACTAGAAgagaagtaaataaataaatgcatcaataaagCTTCTATGCATCCGTTCATGTATTAAATGatggtgtgttcaggtgtgtgcgCTACCTTTATGACCTGGATGGCCTGTTTCACCAtcacaggagctgctgctgacaaGTCGTTCATGATGCTCTCTGGTGAAAACGAACACGAGAACAGCAACGTTAACTGTGGCTGGTTTGTTTTACATCAAAACATATGCAGAATCACATTAAATAATCAGGCTAATAACCTCAAAACAATGAATCGTGTTTGACTCTTATGCATAACCATACATGGGAtaaaactcaatttaaaaaaaaaactgcagttgtGTTTCATATATCAAAGTCTACTGAaagtgatgcattcaggtgttTCAGTTCATATAGGTGTTTTCAAATGTCCAGCTATAAGAGAAGTAGCTCTTCCTGACTATCAGACAGGaagaaaatgtatctgatgCAATAGGAGAGGGTGCACagaatttaaaatgctttaaaccagaggaaaaaaagtacaaacagCAACactaaatatgaa
This window of the Anoplopoma fimbria isolate UVic2021 breed Golden Eagle Sablefish chromosome 18, Afim_UVic_2022, whole genome shotgun sequence genome carries:
- the batf3 gene encoding basic leucine zipper transcriptional factor ATF-like 3; protein product: MAAKDCFQRVSKTVMSDGDSSCRSPQNDRKAFLCGGCEGSEDGDRKLKRREKNRVAAQKSRKRQTQRADHLHEACELLEQRNRKLRREVDSLSEEQRLLSETLMAHERFCPIMHCSFTSSSLQPDCMEAQSV